The genomic DNA CCACTCCTCAACCTGGATGGCGTAATGTCAGACCCATGAGCTAACTAAACCTCTATTCCCTATAACTGTCCTGCTTGTGATGCTCAGTTGCTCAGTTACAGCAACAGAGAACAGACTTGGGCAAGGTGGAAATTAGCCTGGCACAGCGAAGAGACAGGTAGGCTGTGCAGCAGCATTTCTTCCTGAAGAAGCCTTAGGCTGGTGAGACCATCACATGTGGACACTGAAGCCAGGAGGATGTCCTCATGAGACTCTTCTAGGAGCAGGGGTGAGGGGGAGTCATGGAGTTACCTCATTCTTGTAGAAGCGCTGGATGTTGGAGCTGAGAGCGCAGCCTACGAAGCCCTGGGTGGCAGCTGGGTCATGGAGGAAGCGGACCTCCAGGGGGATGAGCCCATCCTTCATTTGTAGGGTCTGGATGATTTCATGACGTTGCCAGTCCCACACATGCAAGTGGCTCCCGTACAGCCCTGAGGTGGGAGGGGGTAGGCACCAGAGGCTGGGCTCGGGTTGGGTGGGGGGGCATGGGCGGAGGCAGGGCACTGACTAGGATGGAGAGTTAGGAATGGGCACAGAGGACTCCTGAACAGGTCTGAGCCCTCTGATCACCAGGCATGTCTTAGCCTTTTACCAGTAGGGCCTGCAGATCTGGTGTAGGTCAGAGGACTGAAAAGGAGGGGATGTGGCCCAAGACTCCTGCCAACCCAAAGGTGATTCTCACCGGCCTCCACGTGAGCAGGGTTAAAGCCGTCTTTGAAGACATTAGGAGCTGCCCACTCAGTGCTGATCATGACATTGTGTCGTGGTTGGTACCAGAAGTCATAGCCCATAGGAGCAGCACCCCCAGGCTTCTCCCATGTCCCTTTCACCTCGAAGGTCTCCCCATCCAGCAGCACAAAACCGcctgagaaagagggaagaaagaggctTAGGTAAAAGCCGTGAGCCATGGCTGTCTTTCTCACCCAGCTGGTCGGATCCTTAGGCTCAGATGCCCAAACACCCATTTCAGAGATAGCAGGGGTGAGGTAGGGCCTCACTCTGTGCTCTCCCTCCTAGAAACGTAATCTTTGGTTTAGAGCTCTGGGGAAAATGTGCTCCCCCTAAACAGAGAGCTCTGGGACTCAGCCCCATAAACATTTGCCCAGGCTGCCACAACCACCATGGGATTCTAACTCAAAGTCCAAGCTTTATTGGACAGCTACAAGTGGAGCTCCAGTCATGTAAGCCACCTGCCATTTCTGTACtcaatacattttttgttttgttttttgagacagggtttctctgtgtaatagtcctggatgtcctggaatttgcttgaTAGacctggcctgcctctgtctcccaagtgtcgggcttaaaggcgtgcaccaccaatacctggctgtGTACTCAataccttttctccctccctccctccttccttcctctcctcctactttctcccctcccttttctgtctttcttgagacagaatctaTGTAGCTCAagatctcactctgtaaaccaggctggcctcctgcagatatcctcctgcctctgcctcccaagtactataATTCAAGGTGTCCATCACTGTGCTCAgctaaatttttcttaaaaacttaaacacacacacacacacacacacacacacactcacacacacacacacacacaacacacacacacacacacacacacacacacacacacacacacaacacgcaCAAAGCCAAGCCaagggtgctggaattacattATGTTCTTTCTTCCTGGGTTCACGTGCGTGTTCATATCTTTATAGCCGACTCCTGACTATGCCTTCTAGCAAACTCAGCAGTCCCAGGTcatcttgtgtgtctgtgtgttgtgagTGTTGTGAGtgaagtatgtgtatgtgttcttgtactgggagttgaacctgggacTTCACTGATAGCAGGCAAGTACTGTATTACTAGGGTATATATctagccttttatttttattttcagacaaggtcttgctaagtTTCCCAGGCAGGCCTTGTACTTGTTATCTTTCTGCCACAGCCTAGAGAGTATCTGAAATTATAGCCTGTACCACCAGGCCCAACTGATGTCACTTGCTGACATTTAAGATACTGGTGGACAGGACTGAGCCACCCAGTTCTCCCTGGTTCCTCACTCCATTGCTCCCCACACAGACAGATGTTTCTCACACTTCTTATCTGCTGAGGTTTTGGGGGTCCTCAGTGCCAGCAGGTACCTTTGGCATTACCCTGGGCATCGCCCAAGGCACTGATCATCACTTCTccactggccaggcagtggcTGGTGTGCAGATTGCCCAGGTTGCACTTGGTGTGGAATTCACTGGGTTCAATGACCTGGAAAAGGTGAGGAGTAGGGTCAGACTTTACAGAGCTGGGGGTCTCGCTAGACTCCCTTCTCCCATTCTTCTGTTTTATCTGTggaactttcttcttttcctctcttggaGAGAAGACAGCACGGATTCAGTCTGGTAACTCGGGGAGCAGCaagagaagggcagagaagccACCAATAAGTCCTCAGTCAGAGGACTCCCCCCATCTTTCCTGAAGGCACTCCCAGCTCCTGGGGCCCCTCCCATGCTAGTGTTGGCTCTGCACCCTCAGCAGCCAGCTGTGAGCATCTGGTGCACAGGGAGCGTGTCCAATGGAGTTGAGAGGAAGGCCTGGAGCTGCTGCCTGGGGGAAGACATGATTTCCTAACTGTGTGGGGAAACCTGGCTCTCCTGCCCCTCAAGAAAAAGCCACTTCTTCTGGCACCCAGCCCATGCTTCTGGATGCTGCCAGCCCAGCAGACCAAGGTAACTTCTGAAgtctgccctccctccctgctgctgAGCCAGACCCTGTGTGAGAGCTGGAGGTAGCTGGTCTAGGGGCAGTGGggccagcatgtgtgaggctctccAGCCACAAGGACAGAGGACTTGCCTTGTGCAACTTCGGGGCTCGAGGATCAGAGCCCACGTCCACCACATAGAGGCGGGAGGACACGAGACTGGGTAGCATGAGCTTGTTGCGCGACTTGGTGCTGTCCCCAAAGCAGCTGCTGCAAGTGTTCCATCCCGAGTGATGCAGCTCATCCTTCAGGTAGGGCATGGGCAGCCTATGGATGACCTAGGGTGGAGAGGGGCAGGAAGTGCTGCTTGCCCAGGCCATACCTCTATAGACTCATTTTTGGCTGGGCATCTCAGCACAGGGCAGGGTTTCCGCTCAGCACCCCCTACAGTGAAGAGCTTCCATTGTCATAAGAGGGGGACAAAGGAGGGTGGAGTTAGGGAACCAGGGCTGTGGTGGGAGTCTCAGGGATGCCAGTGACCAAAATTCACCTCACCTGGCTATACTGGGGAGAATTCGGGTCAACATCCACAGTGGCCAAGTAATCTGGGGCCTCAATGCCGGTGTTTCGGTAAATGCAGGGGAGGTAGACAATCTCCTCTCGGGGTCCTGGGAAGTAGAGAGGAGGTTATGGTCATGGGCTGGGCAGAGGGAGCCCAGGGTGAGATAGAGGGCTAGGGCTAGGCCTGAAGTCCTCCAATCCTGCCATGGGGTCAGCAGAGGATTGCTGGCTCTCAGGTGTGCAATTACCTTTCATGGCCTCTAGAGGGGTAGGGTAGCCTGGGCCACACTTTCCGCATTTTGTAGCTGTGGAAACAATGGGAGCATGTTAGCTGGAGCCTGCTCTGTAGCAAAAATTCTCCCTTTCTACAGCCTGTAACACACACCCCGCAGGCAAGGGCAGACTCACTGCCCTCCTTGATTCCCCAACTCTGATGGGTATAAGGGGGTGGTGGGAGAGTGGAGCCAAATGACCTGGAAGTGGACAGACTCTGTGGCAGGGCTTGGAGGAGGTGGGGCAGAGACTATGTGCTTGCTAGTTATGACATTGACTTCGGTTCCAGCCTCAGCCTACATGACTGACTGGTCATAGGCACTTGGGCAAATTATCTAACTCAGTTTCTACTTCATCTGTGAAAAGCAGGTAATGAGAGTAtcacagtgagctgggcattGTGGCCTCATCTATGGGGCAAAAGTATGAGGGGCTTGAGTTCATGACTAGCCTTGCTACATAACAAAACCTGAGTTggggcacactcctttaatcccagcatttgggaggcagaaggagaggcaggtggatctcttggaGTTAAAGACTAGTCTACATAGTtttaggagagccagggctaaatagagagaccctatctcaaaacaacaacaaacaaaattgagTCAGGGAAGCTGGAGAGGCtacagttcagttcccaccagGCCACTCACAACCACCAAACATTGAGTGCTTGGGAGATCAGATGCCTATGACCTCTTGGGCGACTTCACTCAACAGCACATACCCACACCCAGACATACACGAtaactaaaaccaaaataaatcttaaaggaaaacaaaaaaatccaacaactgagggagacagctcagtggcagagcacttgcctaacactGAAAGGCCTTGGATTCAATCCTAaatttgacaaaacaaaacaaaaacacaaacaaaatccccaaGAGGGCAGTCTTCCTGATGTCTGTCCTTGAGGAGGAGCTCTCAGGGAATGAGGCAGGCTGCAAATGCCCCCAACTTTATCCAGGGCAGGGGCTGGGGACTTCCTGCATGCAGTCCTGGGTCCTGAGCCAGGCTGCTGCTGGCCACACCCAGGATTATGCAACCAATCCAGATGAGGGGagaagtgtttgtgtgtggtcaAGACTGATAACCAGATGTGTGTCCTTGGGCCACTTTCTACTTTCCTATCCACCACAGCTGTAGGGAGAGGTCCTTCCTGACCCTACAGTATGACAAGAAAAGTTACTATAGTCACAAGACAACCACCAGGATTCCAGTTTGAGAGTGTGGGCCAGAATTTGGGAGAGTTGAACTGGGAAGGGACTGATGCAGATGGAAAGAAATCCTGGCTTGGAATCCACAGGACTGGGCTCAACATAATGACagaccagacagggctacacagtgagaccctgcctcaaaataccaaaacacaagcaaacaaaaaccccaacagaacaacaacaacaaaataaaagcaaaaaaggcTCATTTGGGGCCTGGAttttgctgctcttcagaggacctgggtaggGTTCCTGTCACCCACAGggcactcacaactgtctgataCATGGCCTCCACGGGCATTAGACATGCATGtgctgcacatgtgtacatacaggcaaacattcataacataaaatcatctttaaaaagaggaaagaagtggAGGAGGCTTGTCCTGTTACTCCCAGGGTGTGGTCCAGGCTGCTGTGTTGCCTGAGCCACCATCTTTCTTTGTAGGGCACCCTCCAGTCTCAAGCTCCTCAAGCAAGGTCTCTGGCATTCTGGGTTTGGGGAACCCAGGGAAAGCTCAAGTGGGTTTTCTACACCAGGCTGGCCACTGGACTTTCTACTAGCCCAGGGAAGAGCCAGCTGCAAGGGGAGCAGGACCTCAACATTCCCTCCCAACTCTCAGCCTGACACCAGGAGCTCACAGGCAAAAGGATGAGAGCTGTGGGACTTGGGAGGGGTGCTGAAACAGGTCCTCAGTGGGCTAGTGGCCATCCCTTACCTCTTCAACTGACTGGTGATCTGAGCTGCTCTgtactgcccccctccccccctccgcCCCCAGCAAGAGGTTGACCCAGTGTCTGTCTGCTAGGGTGACAGCCAGAGATACAGGGGCTCTTCCCCAGAATCCCCACTCCCAATGGATCTTCTCAGTTCCCTGCCCCTGCCCCGACATGTCTGCTACCCCTGCCCCTGTCTGctgctcctgcctctgttcctgtCCCCCACCACTGCCCCCTACTGCTGCCCCTGCCCCTATCCCATGCCCCTACCTCTTTCTACTGCCCCTGTCCCTGCCGAGGCTGGGTAGGATTCCCAGACTGCCATTTCTGGCAGTCCCTCTCTGCTCCTTTCTCAGAACTTAAGCTAGACTGAGAAATATCCCGAGAATGCCTGAGTCTGAGCTGCATACGTGCAGCCTGCAGGGTAGGGACAAGAGCGCAGTTCTCTCTCCACTGCCCTCTCCAGTTCTGACTGTTTTCCTCTAAACTACAGGTGAACTAGCCACGGTTTTAGAAAACCCCTTTCCTTACCCATGCTGCTGGCTGATGCTCTCTGGTCCTTCAGGGTTTGTCAGGAATGGGCAGAGGCTCCGCAGAGACCAGTGCTGAGGTTGGAGGCAGACCGCACAGGCAAGGGGCAAAGGGAGGGAATTTATGCAGCCAATTGGGGGAGAGGTGGGGCAAGGGGAGGGACCTGGCTGCCATCCAGGGTAAACTATACAGGGCCGCTGGCCAGGATGCCATCAAGTGGCCTGGCTGTTCAAGTTacactgtgtgtgtacacatgtaatacgtgtgtgtctatgtatgggtCCCTATGTATGTACTAAGTTTGTGTACCCGTGTGACATTCTCCTGTGGGTTCCCATGCATGTGTctttatgtgtgtctgcatgggtGAGAATTTGTTGCTGTGTGCTTATGTCTggatgtgtacatgtttgtgtgtgttcatgtgagcaAGTACCATGTgagagaagtggagaagtgtttATATGTATGCAGTCACATGTTCCTGTGCTTTCAAATGCTCATCTATGTGTCTGGCCCCGTCCCTGGACATTTTGGGGGTATCCAGAGCTGTGGACCTGTTTGTTCCTACTTCTACATCCAAGGGCAGCTTTCTCTTAAGATTGACCTCTTTTTCCAGACATCCATGCTCCAAAAGGCACGGGTCCTGCTCACCCAGACCCCTTCCCATGTCTCTCTGCAGAAGCTGCCTAACAGAGTGCAGGAGGGAGGGTGAGCCTAGGTTCCACGTTTCCCAGAACCACTCACGAGCCTTGAGCTTTGAAGTGGGAGAAAGCCTAAAGGTTGTTATTATTGCCAATTACCCCATAAACCCCAGGATGTGAGAGTGGACTTCCTACTGTCCCCAGCTGGCCTGTGACAGAAAACACTCAGGGCACTGCCTGTCTTGGGGTGGGTCCTGTAGTTTGAAGAGTGTCTGCTCAGGTTGTTAAGCCTGCAGCTGTAACTGTAATGTGCAAGGGACAGGCAAACCACCAGTGTTTGCCGAGGAACTCTTCATGGCCCCTCAGAGCAACGCTGAGTCTGGTCCCGTTACTCCTTCTGGGGCTACCCTCTATCTTGGAAAGTTGGTGTTTGAAGGGCTATGGCAGAGAGGTCTGTGGAACCCTCTCCACGTGTTCTCCACCATGGAGCCGGGGATTCCTCTCTCCTCAGCATGAGCTGCTCGCCCAGGGAAACCCCTGTCCACACacttcagggaatcctgctgtCTGCAGAGGCCACTTTCATCCTCTTAGATGAAAGCTCCGAGGTGAGGTGTTTATTGATAGGGAGAAGGGTAACATTTGTACTCAAGATCACCAGTCGAAATAGCTATAGGGACACGGCCTATGCTGGGAGGGCTGGAGCTGAAGTGATATGTCATAAGCCATCTTCCACTTCTGAAGGAATTAGCTGGAATCCAACTGAAAGGCCCGAGAGGAAGTTCTCTGGACTGACTCACGGGTATAGGTATGGGATGTAAATCCACTgcatagaagaaaggaagggagcagggtaggggtggggagtaGGAGCAAAATAGGGTTTGGTGCACTGGGACACAGTCATCCTCCTTCAGGTTCCTATCAGAAAGTTCATGTCCCCATCAAGAAAGTTCCTCTGGCTAGCTGTGGCAATATACTGCTGTAATCCCCACaaggagtcagaggccagcctggtctacatagtaagtgcCAGGCTAGACCTTCTGTGGCTTCAAGGCATAAACTTCCAAACCTGGATTTTCCAGAAGTTAATTTAAAGGGATTTAAGTGGGggactcagtgtttaagagcaattgctgttcttgcagaggacatcggttcagttcccagtacccaacAATGGATGGCTCTCACTACCTGTAACCCAAATTCCAGGAActctaatgctctcttctggcctccacgggcacatggtgcacacctgttcgttcaggtacacacatatacacaaaatcaatattttcaaaatgatttaaGGGGGTGGGGAAGATGAACAAACATGTCACTCAACGCCTCTGTCCCTCTCCTGTCATCTTCACCATTCaccagacagacaggcagacatcaaaGCTGGCCTAGTGTGTGCAGCCGCCCTGGGGCTGCTTCCTTGCTTTtgccctctctctgccctccacactgCCTCCTGACAGTCCAGGCTCCTCCTCCTGAGGTTCCCATCTTTTTTTACTTCCTCTTTACTCTCCAGGCttgagccaaggctacacagtaaaCCGCTTCCCCCTGCTGGCAGCAGGGACTGCAGATCCTACTAACCGCTTCTTAGGAGCTGAAGGCCCCTCTTAGTCCTGCTCACCCTTCTCTAGCCTGAAGCCAACCACACTGCTTGCCATAGTCACCATTAGTGGTGGGGTCTAGGGATCACCCAAATCTTCAAGGCAGAGGAACCCCATCCTGGTCCTCTCAATATACGCACTACTTGAGTCTGTTTTGACAACCAGTTTATCTATCCACGGCCTGCACTCTGACCCCACTGGTCTTGGCAGTGTCTCCACAACACTGCTAACCCTGCCTGCTGTTTCTCACTGACCGCTTACTGGAGAGCTGAGGAGCTGTTTTAGGGGGAAGTTGTCCCAGTCCAGGCAGGGAGAGACAGTCCTGGGAGAGAAGCCAGTAGCTGACAGAACTACCCCTGGGCCTTGGGCTTCCGGAGTTGGGATGGAAGGACCTCTGCCCACTGGCAGCAGCAGGGGCTCCAGGTCCTACTAATTTTGCTTCTTAGGAGCTGAAGGGCCCCTCCTCAAACTAGTTTGCCATTCTGCAGCCA from Cricetulus griseus strain 17A/GY chromosome 1 unlocalized genomic scaffold, alternate assembly CriGri-PICRH-1.0 chr1_0, whole genome shotgun sequence includes the following:
- the Selenbp1 gene encoding methanethiol oxidase, whose protein sequence is MATKCGKCGPGYPTPLEAMKGPREEIVYLPCIYRNTGIEAPDYLATVDVDPNSPQYSQVIHRLPMPYLKDELHHSGWNTCSSCFGDSTKSRNKLMLPSLVSSRLYVVDVGSDPRAPKLHKVIEPSEFHTKCNLGNLHTSHCLASGEVMISALGDAQGNAKGGFVLLDGETFEVKGTWEKPGGAAPMGYDFWYQPRHNVMISTEWAAPNVFKDGFNPAHVEAGLYGSHLHVWDWQRHEIIQTLQMKDGLIPLEVRFLHDPAATQGFVGCALSSNIQRFYKNEGGTWSVEKVIQVPSKKVKGWLLPEMPGLITDILLSLDDRFLYFSNWLHGDIRQYDISNPQKPRLVGQIFLGGSIVKGGPVQVLEDQELKCQPEPLVVKGKRVPGGPQMIQLSLDGKRLYVTSSLYSAWDKQFYPDLTREGSMMLQVDVDTVNGGLKLNPNFLVDFGKEPLGPALAHELRYPGGDCSSDIWI